A single Paenibacillus kribbensis DNA region contains:
- a CDS encoding MDR family MFS transporter has translation MKNHAVAKQWKVVITVMLGTFTVLLNNSSLNPAIPSFIKVFDTNAATASWLITIFLITMGMTMPLTGYLADRFGKKKIYLSGLALFVTGSLLGSISWGLAAVIMCRGLQGIAGGLMIPLSLALIFEAFPKEERGRVTGIWGIAIMAAPMLGPTVGGIVLSLSSWQVLFLMNVPTGLLGLLLGIRYLAATRGNLSRTFDRSGFITITLGVGFILFALGRTTTAADVVDPLHMLLFLAGAILLVIFVRMELIKEQPLLNVHIFKIPTYSLSVIVASVQAIAMFGSIFLVPMLVQQVYGYDAMMTGLVFLPSAICTGWFVTLAGKQLDRKGPKGIISTGLILTCAATALLGMLQLHSPLWVIFVLMMLRGIGLGLSNMPATTAGLNAIPDKLVAQGSAMNNVMRRLTSSLGMVVISIYFEVRKAQLLVAGYSVETGTLQAIREGFIGMSILILLTIPAAFFLKPPAFLPEKEARRTSRDASEVKAPASVPKA, from the coding sequence GAACGCTGCCACGGCGAGCTGGCTCATTACCATTTTTCTAATCACGATGGGGATGACCATGCCTTTAACCGGGTATTTGGCGGATCGCTTTGGAAAAAAGAAAATCTACCTGAGTGGACTTGCACTTTTTGTTACAGGCTCCTTACTCGGTTCGATATCGTGGGGGCTCGCCGCTGTAATCATGTGTCGTGGACTGCAAGGGATAGCGGGCGGGCTGATGATTCCGTTGTCGCTGGCGCTGATTTTTGAAGCTTTTCCCAAGGAGGAACGCGGCAGGGTTACGGGAATATGGGGGATTGCAATTATGGCCGCCCCGATGCTCGGGCCTACAGTTGGCGGAATTGTTTTATCGCTCAGCAGCTGGCAGGTACTTTTCCTTATGAATGTGCCAACTGGATTGCTGGGATTGCTGCTGGGAATACGCTACTTGGCCGCCACACGTGGCAATCTGTCTCGCACCTTTGATCGCAGCGGATTTATAACGATCACCTTGGGGGTAGGATTCATTCTGTTTGCGCTGGGCAGAACAACGACGGCGGCAGATGTAGTTGACCCGCTGCATATGTTGCTGTTCCTTGCCGGAGCGATTTTGCTGGTGATATTTGTACGAATGGAGCTGATCAAGGAACAGCCCTTGCTGAATGTACACATTTTTAAAATACCTACCTACAGCCTCAGCGTAATCGTGGCGAGTGTACAGGCGATTGCGATGTTTGGCAGCATTTTTCTGGTTCCGATGCTGGTTCAACAAGTATATGGCTATGACGCCATGATGACAGGACTTGTGTTTTTGCCTTCTGCTATATGCACAGGCTGGTTCGTCACCCTTGCAGGCAAGCAACTGGATCGCAAGGGGCCTAAAGGGATTATCAGCACTGGACTTATCCTCACGTGCGCGGCTACAGCGTTGCTCGGTATGCTCCAGCTCCATTCACCGCTCTGGGTCATTTTTGTCCTTATGATGCTGCGGGGAATTGGATTGGGTCTGTCCAATATGCCTGCCACCACCGCCGGATTGAATGCGATTCCCGATAAGCTTGTAGCCCAAGGCTCGGCGATGAATAATGTGATGCGCAGACTGACCTCCTCGCTTGGAATGGTCGTCATTTCGATTTATTTTGAGGTTCGCAAGGCTCAGCTGCTGGTGGCGGGGTATTCGGTGGAAACGGGGACGCTGCAAGCGATCCGGGAAGGTTTTATTGGAATGAGCATACTCATTTTACTTACGATTCCCGCCGCTTTTTTCCTCAAGCCACCCGCATTCCTTCCTGAAAAAGAAGCGCGTCGTACATCCCGTGATGCCTCGGAAGTGAAAGCGCCTGCGTCTGTACCTAAAGCTTGA
- a CDS encoding IucA/IucC family protein, translating into MLTQSKEASAAAEERPKSRIWAEQATLRALVNSYLRETQQFDPRMDAVAQDMRVILPRTGRQVRGTLLHFSATGQHVYGKEWYEAEEEGAGRLLEMDEIIQWLLDELGYHANPEQREAEQQKMKQRIRNSLHKMTLFMDKHLKLASESRTESSSKGDRLAYVRSEQSLLIGHPFHPFPKSTEGFADDELSLYSPEMSAVFQLYYFAVHEDNVQEEWIGEEYRRDAIDPSVRLHAERQWGKELERYCMLPMHPWQAEHVLREPYIQSLIRQRQLIPMGALGPVFYPTSSIRTVWNIETGNGYKLPLHVRITNLVRDNTQEQARRTLDAAKVIHDLSAEWSSHIQSEGFKVLTETGYSRVCFKPNNETEWAGSSDAKYDAGQESGPVAIEEGTAAVHELEQLSDQFTVLYRPMDLNAESTYVMASLLEPLPGEQEPRLIGVIRDHSPSNVGEQPNLSAWLERYLHVSMVPMLRLLAVKGIAFEAHVQNSLLSLQDGRPECYYVRDLEGVSIVREQAEAAGWIGSLISEDSPVLYGAQEPWLRTRYYFFVNHLGALIHALAVHQQHSEQEYWGVVRKVLEQLKEQLEAQEEVQVQQERETGSKQGADARVRLAAYIQDLLTNPALPAKANFISCFQSRGDTPSFIPIPNPIQIREVTS; encoded by the coding sequence ATGCTGACACAATCAAAGGAGGCTTCCGCTGCCGCTGAAGAACGGCCCAAGAGTAGAATATGGGCGGAACAAGCGACACTGCGAGCCTTGGTTAACAGCTATCTGCGGGAAACGCAGCAATTTGACCCGAGAATGGATGCGGTGGCACAGGATATGAGGGTGATTCTGCCACGGACCGGGCGACAGGTCAGAGGTACGCTGCTTCATTTTTCTGCGACCGGACAACATGTGTATGGGAAAGAGTGGTACGAGGCGGAGGAAGAAGGAGCCGGCAGACTGCTTGAGATGGATGAGATCATACAATGGCTGCTGGACGAGCTGGGCTACCACGCCAATCCCGAGCAGCGGGAAGCGGAGCAGCAAAAGATGAAGCAGCGCATTCGCAACAGCCTGCACAAAATGACGCTTTTTATGGATAAGCATCTGAAGCTTGCAAGCGAGAGCAGGACCGAATCCTCAAGTAAGGGAGATCGGCTGGCGTATGTCCGCTCGGAACAGTCTTTGCTGATCGGACATCCCTTTCATCCTTTTCCGAAAAGCACGGAGGGTTTTGCCGATGATGAGCTTTCATTATACAGTCCCGAGATGAGCGCGGTGTTCCAGCTGTATTACTTTGCGGTTCATGAGGATAACGTGCAGGAGGAATGGATTGGTGAAGAGTACCGCAGGGACGCCATTGACCCGTCTGTACGGCTCCATGCCGAGCGCCAATGGGGAAAGGAGTTGGAACGCTATTGTATGTTGCCTATGCACCCTTGGCAGGCTGAGCATGTGTTGCGGGAACCGTATATTCAAAGCCTGATACGACAGCGGCAGCTGATTCCTATGGGAGCGCTAGGTCCTGTTTTTTATCCGACTTCTTCAATAAGAACAGTGTGGAATATAGAAACCGGAAATGGCTACAAGCTGCCGTTGCATGTCCGAATTACGAATCTGGTGCGCGATAATACGCAGGAACAGGCTCGGCGTACCTTGGACGCTGCGAAGGTCATCCATGATCTTTCAGCCGAATGGTCATCCCATATCCAATCCGAGGGCTTCAAGGTGCTGACAGAAACGGGTTATAGCCGTGTATGCTTCAAGCCGAATAACGAGACAGAATGGGCGGGAAGTTCGGATGCAAAATATGATGCCGGACAGGAGTCTGGTCCAGTGGCGATAGAAGAAGGAACAGCAGCGGTTCACGAGCTGGAGCAGCTGTCGGACCAGTTTACAGTTCTCTACCGTCCGATGGACTTGAACGCTGAATCAACCTATGTCATGGCATCCTTGCTGGAGCCGCTGCCGGGTGAACAGGAGCCGCGGCTGATTGGAGTGATTCGGGACCATTCTCCGAGTAACGTTGGAGAGCAGCCGAACCTGTCAGCATGGCTGGAACGGTATCTCCACGTATCCATGGTACCCATGCTACGTTTGCTTGCGGTGAAAGGGATCGCCTTCGAAGCCCATGTGCAAAATTCGCTCCTGTCCCTTCAGGACGGAAGGCCGGAATGCTACTATGTACGTGATTTGGAGGGTGTGAGTATTGTGCGTGAACAGGCTGAGGCAGCCGGATGGATCGGTTCACTGATTTCTGAGGATAGTCCTGTCCTATATGGTGCACAAGAGCCGTGGCTGCGTACCCGCTATTATTTTTTTGTGAATCACTTGGGTGCTTTGATTCATGCCCTTGCGGTTCATCAACAGCATAGTGAGCAGGAGTATTGGGGAGTGGTTCGCAAGGTGCTGGAGCAATTAAAGGAGCAACTAGAAGCACAGGAAGAAGTACAAGTACAACAGGAACGGGAAACAGGCTCGAAGCAAGGTGCAGACGCTCGTGTACGTCTAGCTGCCTATATCCAGGATTTATTGACTAATCCTGCACTGCCTGCCAAAGCCAATTTTATAAGCTGCTTTCAATCCAGAGGGGATACACCTTCGTTTATCCCGATTCCTAATCCAATTCAGATTCGTGAGGTGACTTCATGA